From the genome of Chanos chanos chromosome 5, fChaCha1.1, whole genome shotgun sequence, one region includes:
- the crygn1 gene encoding gamma-crystallin N-A, which produces MSQYSGKIVFYEGKCFTGKRLEVFGDCDNFEDRGFMNRVNSIRVESGAWVCFDHPDFKGQQYMLERGEYPEFQRWNAHNDHMGSCRPIRMHGEHYRMEIFEAPNFTGQCIEVCDDCPFLQSLGLNQNCINSIRVYGDGAWVLYEEPNFRGSMYIVERGNYCTHMEWQAQNPNIQSIRRVVNYF; this is translated from the exons ATGTCTCAGTACTCGGGAAAG ATAGTGTTTTATGAGGGAAAATGCTTCACTGGAAAGAGACTGGAGGTGTTTGGTGACTGTGACAACTTTGAAGACCGTGGTTTCATGAACCGGGTCAACTCCATCCGTGTGGAGAGTGGAGCCTGGGTTTGTTTTGATCACCCTGACTTTAAGGGCCAACAGTACATGCTGGAGCGTGGAGAATATCCAGAGTTCCAGCGCTGGAATGCCCACAATGATCACATGGGATCCTGCAGACCAATCAGAATG CATGGCGAGCATTACAGGATGGAGATATTTGAGGCTCCTAACTTCACCGGACAGTGTATTGAAGTGTGTGATGACTGCCCCTTCCTACAAAGCCTAGGTCTTAACCAAAACTGCATCAACTCAATCAGAGTCTATGGAGATGGAGC CTGGGTGTTGTATGAGGAGCCAAACTTCCGTGGAAGTATGTACATTGTGGAGAGAGGGAACTACTGTACACACATGGAATGGCAGGCTCAGAACCCCAATATTCAGTCCATCCGCAGAGTGGTCAACTATTTCTAA
- the ly97.3 gene encoding CD59B glycoprotein yields MKVLLLALVFMLVVTSGSALECHHCTPRKAGEACEITAVRCEPEKDACAAAKFNRAPYGHFQKCMRMSDCEDLKMNAYIQVKCCQTDLCNTF; encoded by the exons ATGAAGGTCTTGCTTTTGGCTCTGGTTTTTATGCTTGTGGTGACTAGTG GTTCTGCACTGGAGTGCCATCACTGTACTCCCAGGAAGGCAGGTGAAGCCTGTGAAATCACTGCAGTAAGGTGTGAACCAGAGAAAGATGCGTGTGCTGCAGCCAAGTTCAATAGAGCTCCAT ACGGGCACTTCCAGAAATGCATGAGAATGTCTGATTGTGAGGATCTGAAGATGAATGCCTACATCCAAGTCAAATGTTGCCAGACAGACCTTTGCAATACCTTCTGA